In Acinetobacter wanghuae, the sequence GTGGTTCAATCACTTCGACCTTAAAATTCTTGAGCACGCCCGGTTGCTCTAAATGCGGAATCGCACGAAAATATTCAGACCAAACCCAAAGTCCTAAAGCAAACAGCGCTGCGGTAATGGCTAACTTGTCCATGCCTGATGGTCCTTAATCGGGATCTTGAAAATCAATACGAATCGTTTCAAAGCGCACCCGCCCTTCACGAATCGCTTGTGCAATCGCTTGCTGCCCTTTGGTGAGCCGTGCTCCGCCACTTTTAATATCGATCAAGACCACTTCAATATCTTCCGCTAAGCCTTCGCCATCGCGAAAGTCGGTATAACCATCAAAGACCACATAGTCGATCGGGTCGCCCATAAACTTGGCATCACTGGGTAGATATTGAAACTCAGGCATAATGGGTGCCAGTTGTTCTGCCATTTTACCTTTCAGCACGGCACGACTGGTATTTACACTGCGTTTTTGCGCGGCAATTAACGCTTGCTGATGTTCGAGTTCAAGCTCTGCAATATATTGTTCATATTCCGCTTTAATCCGACCATTTCTTGATTGCCCAAGAATCATCGTGGTGAGCACCACCCCAATACAAGCACCAATCAACATCGCCATCCAAATGGACATTCAAGTTTCCTAAATTTTAAAATTCAAATATGGGTTCGACTGAAGTCGAGGGCTTCTGTCATTTGTAAGTGAAAAAAGAATGATATGCTAGCTTTGAACAGAATAAAATCAATATGGCTCATGAAAACGATCTTAGTCGCAAACCAAAAAGGTGGCTGTGGCAAAACGCTGACTGCCATTACTCTCGCCTCTGCTCTATCTGTAAAGGGCTATAAAGTCGCACTTGCCGATGCGGACAATCAAAAATCCGCGTTACAGTGGCTCAAACAACGCCCGACATCTGCAACGCCCATTCAGACCTTAGATTGGCGCAGCAGCAAATCCATTGGTGATGTCCCTAAAAATATTGAATATCTCATTATTGATGCGCCGGGTGCATTGACGGATGAGCATGCCGAGCAATTGGTCGCTGAAGCGCATGCCATTATTACTCCGTTACAACCGTCATTTTTTGATATTGATTCAACGCGACGTTTTTTAAAGCATTTACAAGACATTAAACGAATTCGAAAAGGTAAAGTTCAGCTATTATTATTAGCCAATCGTACCAAGCCGAATGCTGCAAACAATAAAGATATTCAAGCCTTCTTCGACAAAATTGATCAACAACCGATAGCGTGGATTTCTGAACGTACCGCCTATGGCAAACTGGCGATGCAAGGCTTAAGCGTCTTTGATCAATCGCAAAAAATCTATCAAGACATGCAAGCACAATGGCAACCTGTGCTTAATGCCATTATTGACGACCCAAGCCAATGGTTCTAAGGGTTTGCCGTTTTTAAAGCGGATTGAGATTGGAAATATTCATCCGAACTTTTCATACTCACGTTCTCGTGTGCATTTTTTTCAGTTAATATGCTGAATACACCTACATTAAAATTATGGAAGTCTGTGCACTCATACGCGCCTACATTACAAAAAGTCTTGTTGTTTGGACTGTTTTTTATTCTGATGTATTTGAGTTTTAGTATTCTCAAATACTTTATTGTTCCTGTGGTTTGGGCAGCGATTATTGCCTACATGACATGGCCCTTATATCAGTCTATTTTACGTATGTGTGGTCAGCGTCCAACATTAAGTGCCACGGTCATGATTTTATCGGTCATGTTAGTACTAGGTTTACCGTTTATTTTTGCAATCTTTATGCTGCAA encodes:
- a CDS encoding Holliday junction resolvase-like protein, giving the protein MSIWMAMLIGACIGVVLTTMILGQSRNGRIKAEYEQYIAELELEHQQALIAAQKRSVNTSRAVLKGKMAEQLAPIMPEFQYLPSDAKFMGDPIDYVVFDGYTDFRDGEGLAEDIEVVLIDIKSGGARLTKGQQAIAQAIREGRVRFETIRIDFQDPD
- a CDS encoding ParA family protein, which gives rise to MKTILVANQKGGCGKTLTAITLASALSVKGYKVALADADNQKSALQWLKQRPTSATPIQTLDWRSSKSIGDVPKNIEYLIIDAPGALTDEHAEQLVAEAHAIITPLQPSFFDIDSTRRFLKHLQDIKRIRKGKVQLLLLANRTKPNAANNKDIQAFFDKIDQQPIAWISERTAYGKLAMQGLSVFDQSQKIYQDMQAQWQPVLNAIIDDPSQWF